The following coding sequences lie in one Cucurbita pepo subsp. pepo cultivar mu-cu-16 chromosome LG13, ASM280686v2, whole genome shotgun sequence genomic window:
- the LOC111809076 gene encoding BAG family molecular chaperone regulator 8, chloroplastic-like, whose product MASHHYPHQTHLPHACCCGGDFTTPCFQSPHHSPPLPPSPSDPLLQALASQILQSAQFQHYSQYPSHRTQKFQSHYQFQPQNQKRFREQELPQVVHHPTISSLLSRIEALESSLHRVSGSHVSLQSLRQVAASTIQTHFRAFLVRRSRALRELKDLAIIKSRFESLQSSLSNEFYFDRNTISLEIMDLLLHLDSIQGSDPMVKDSKKCIIRDLVQFWERIDSFAVKRNRLPLKAMRNARLVQNVNKSIVSNPKLKSYENQKETIEELWSRVEKICERSRIFENDGKELNLKRFQHVGDVDEGKEEEESPRTIIKDNNQTRNGKLAKGQHIGVRVKKSVGLAENGNICRVLGSNSPHEEDYGVLDEERDSSDELVEIKEFSEVAEEDGDNEEAHGGDDGFPEVSDGERNRRRTMTSGHGGVAFSAPLPLKMENKAEVMKNRKCVKILG is encoded by the exons ATGGCTTCTCATCACTATCCTCATCAAACCCATCTTCCCCACGCCTGTTGCTGCGGCGGCGATTTCACCACTCCCTGCTTCCAAAGCCCCCACCACTCTCCTCCTCTGCCGCCGTCTCCCTCCGACCCCCTTCTTCAAGCTCTTGCTTCTCAAATCCTTCAATCCGCCCAATTTCAGCACTATTCTCAGTACCCAAGTCATCGTACCCAGAAATTTCAATCGCATTATCAATTTCAACCCCAAAATCAGAAGCGCTTTCGTGAGCAAGAACTTCCCCAAGTCGTCCACCATCCTACCATCTCCTCTCTTCTCTCCCGCATCGAAGCCCTCGAATCCTCTCTCCATCGAGTTTCTGGTTCTCATGTTTCTTTGCAATCTCTCCGGCAAGTTGCCGCGAGTACAATCCAGACACATTTTCGAGCATTCCTTGTCCGCAGATCGCGAGCACTTAGAGAGCTCAAAGATCTCGCCATCATCAAGTCTAGATTTGAATCTCTCCAATCGTCGCTGTCCAATGAATTCTACTTCGATCGTAACACCATTTCTCTCGAAATAATGGATTTGCTTCTCCATCTCGACTCCATTCAG GGTAGTGATCCAATGGTCAAAGACAGCAAGAAGTGCATTATCAGAGATTTGGTTCAGTTTTGGGAACGGATTGATTCCTTTGCTGTGAAGAGGAACAGACTTCCACTTAAGGCAATGAGAAATGCGAGGTTAGTTCAAAATGTCAATAAATCTATTGTTTCTAATCCTAAGCTTAAAAGCTATGAGAATCAGAAAGAGACTATTGAGGAATTATGGAGCAGAGTTGAAAAGATTTGTGAGCGTTCGAGAATTTTTGAGAATGATGGGAAAGAACTGAATCTTAAAAGGTTTCAACATGTTGGTGATGTTGATGAggggaaggaggaggaggagtcCCCTAGAACAATTATCAAAGATAACAATCAAACTCGAAATGGGAAGCTTGCAAAAGGGCAACATATTGGAGTTAGAGTGAAGAAAAGTGTTGGATTAGCTGAGAATGGAAATATCTGTAGGGTTTTAGGCAGCAACAGTCCACATGAAGAAGATTATGGTGTTTTGGATGAAGAAAGGGATTCAAGTGATGAGCTTGTGGAGATTAAGGAGTTTTCTGAGGTAGCTGAGGAAGATGGTGATAATGAAGAAGCACATGGAGGAGATGATGGATTTCCAGAGGTCAGTGATGGAGAAAGAAACCGTCGAAGGACGATGACCAGTGGCCATGGAGGTGTTGCATTCTCTGCTCCCTTGCCATTGAAGATGGAGAATAAAGCGGAGGTAATGAAGAACAGAAAGTGTGTGAAAATTCTGGGATGA